The following are encoded together in the Nymphalis io chromosome 26, ilAglIoxx1.1, whole genome shotgun sequence genome:
- the LOC126778547 gene encoding thioredoxin-related transmembrane protein 1-like, translated as MARLNKIPQVFNILFYLFVFLCCFTRLTSANVELDEDNWRQILDGEWLVEFYAPWCPACNALAPAWNDLSNRVKNKAMKTAAVDVTKSPGLSGRFVVTALPTIYHVKEGEFRQYKGPRDADAMIDYVERGKWKKTDAIPSWKSPQSFQMGLVAHFFKLSQALRGVHTMLMETYGLPTWGSYLIFAIATIFVGALLGLLLVCVIDLLYPPRKPEKVLVSQAEVDRKREQDEKKSDEDQELLNDDIVDDAEIPDSDAEKNSPSDTSEDDKEKAGGDDAKAADKPELRKRRTRKAD; from the exons ATGGCGCGCCTCAACAAGATTCCGCAAgtgttcaatatattattttatttatttgtatttttatgttgttttacaAGATTAACGAGTGCAAATGTAGAATTAGATGAAGACAATTGGAGGCAAATCCTCGATGGGGAATGGCTGGTCGAATT tTACGCCCCCTGGTGTCCTGCGTGCAATGCCCTCGCACCAGCATGGAATGACCTGTCGAACCGCGTCAAGAACAAGGCGATGAAGACGGCGGCCGTCGACGTCACCAAGTCGCCTGGGCTCAGTGGCCGATTTGTAGTCACCGCGCTGCCTACGATATACCA cgTAAAGGAAGGCGAATTCCGCCAGTACAAGGGTCCACGTGATGCAGACGCCATGATAGACTATGTAGAACGTGGCAAGTGGAAGAAGACAGACGCGATACCATCGTGGAAATCACCGCAATCCTTCCAGATGGGTCTCGTTGCACACTTCTTCAAACTCAGCCAGGCTTTAAGA GGTGTTCACACTATGCTGATGGAGACGTATGGTCTGCCGACGTGGGGCTCCTACCTCATCTTCGCCATCGCTACAATATTTGTCGGAGCCCTACTTGGATTG ttgttGGTGTGCGTGATAGATCTACTGTATCCTCCAAGGAAGCCAGAGAAGGTGCTGGTGAGCCAAGCGGAGGTTGACAGGAAGCGGGAGCAAGACGAGAAGAAGTCTGATGAGGATCAG GAGTTACTTAACGACGACATCGTCGACGACGCGGAAATACCGGACAGCGACGCGGAGAAGAACTCGCCCAGCGAT ACATCGGAGGACGACAAGGAGAAGGCGGGCGGCGACGACGCCAAGGCCGCCGACAAGCCGGAGCTGCGCAAGCGCAGGACGCGCAAGGCCGACTAG